DNA sequence from the Streptomyces sp. CA-210063 genome:
CGAGCGCGTCCTCCAGGGTGTCCAGCCACTTCTGCCAGCGCGGGACGTAGAAGTCGGCCATGAGGCCGTTCCACTCCCGGTTGCCGTACTCGTGCAGGTTCCCGGTGTCGGAGGTCGCGCGCCCGCCCCACACCGTGATCAGGACCTTCGCCGTCCGTTCGAACTCCGCCCGCTCGGCGTCGTTCGTCGCCATCAGCCGCGCCTCGTTCACCCAGGGGCCCAGCAGGAAGGCCCCGCTGGTACCCGTGACCTCGTCGGACAGCCGCATCAGCCGCAGCCAGAGGGTGGACAGGGTGCGGAAGGTCTCCAGGTCCTTGCGCTGGTAGGCGGCCCGCAGCTGCGGCAGGTACTGGCGGCTCCGGTGCGCGAGCGCCTGCCTCGCCACATCCACCACGTCGTACCTGTACGCCGCGTTGCCGCGCAGCCCGCCCGCCACGCCCAGCAGTCCGGCGAGGGCCGCGTCGAAGCGGCCCGGGTCGTACGTCAGTGCCCTCGGCGCGTACTCGGCGGCCCGGTCCGCGGCGAGGTCGGGGCGTGCGCAGAAGAGGGAGTCGTGCGGGTCGCTGCGCTCCACGGCCTGCTGCTGGTAGGCGGTGTCGTGCAACGCCCGCCAGGCTCTGCGGGCCGAGTCGTCGCGGCCGCCGTAGCGGAAATCGGCGTACGACGAGAACCAGGCCGCCCGGTCGATCTTCCTCGGGGTCCAGGCCAGTTCGGAGAAGAGCTCGAAGGCCGCCGGGTCGCGGTCGGTGGCCTCCGGCATGAACGCCGTACCGGCCAGCGCACTGCCCGCCTTGTCCCGCCACGCGAAGAACTTGTCGTTCCAGAGGTGCGCGCGGGCCCCGATCGTCGTACGGCCGCCGAAGTTGGGGATCGTGCCGAAGCAGTACGGGGTGCCGCCCCAGTCGCGTTCGCGGTCGGTGACGCTCGTGTAGCGGTCGGAGACGCCGTCGACGATCAGCATCTTCGACCTGTCGATGGCGTCCACCAGCTCCGGCAGCGGGTTCTCCTGCCAGCCGAGGATCACCCAGGTGGCGCCGGGGTGGGCCGTCCGCAGGGCCTTCTCCACGCCCTGCGCCGCGTCCGGCACCGGTACGTCCCCCGCCGTGCCGCCCTCGTGGAGGAGGTCCATCTTGAAGTGGGACGCCTCGCCGAACACGTCCTTCGCGTGGCCGTAGAAGGAGGCGGCGACCCGGGCGAAGGCGTCGGTGCGTGGATCGAGCCAGTCGGGGCGTTCGAAGCCGTGCCAGATGCCCTGCGGGACGACGTGCGCGTCACCGCCGTTGCGCTCCACGAACTCCTTGGGGACATGGCCGTAGTAGCCGGGCAGGACGGGGGACATGCCGAGTTCGCGCAGACGGTCGGTGATCCGGCGGCCCAGTGCGGCCCGGCGGGCGATCAGTTCGGGGGAGAGGGGGCCGCCGTAGCCGGAGAGGTTCTGGAGCAGCCACCAGGGCTGGTGCGAGGGGGCGGGGAGCCAGGCGCGGGACTCCTCGTCGGAGTAGCCGAAGTCCTTCAGCAGCCGGTGGTAGACGGCCTCCATGCCCGCGATGACCAGGACCTCGTTGCAGCCGTGCGCCGCCAGCAGGTCGATCTGGTGCTCCCAGTACGACCAGTCCGCGTACGGGGCGGTGTAGCCGTCGTTGGTGTCGTTGAGGGCGAAGCGGTGGGGGAGGGCGGTGGATCTCTCCAGGGAGCGGGCGGGCGCGGGGAGGCGGCTCGGGAGGTCGAGTTGGCTGCCGTTCCAGGCGAGGTGGGCCCCGCAGACGTACTTGAGGTACCAGTGGACGCCCATGAGCAGGGTGGCCGGTGTCGTGGCCTGCACGTGGACGCGCCCGGTGGTGCCGGTGACACGGAATCGGTCGACGGTTCCGCTCCGGTCGAGGAGACTGAGCCGGAACTGCTCGGCGTGGCCGGGCAGCAGCCGATTGAGCGCGGAGCGCGCGGGAGCCGTATCGAAGGCGGGGCCCCCGCCGGGGCTCTCCGCGGCGTGGGCCGGTACCGACCACTCCAGGGCGGTGCCGAGGCCGATGACACCGGCCGAGCCCAGCACCGTGCGTCGCGACGGACTGTTCATCTGTGTGCCCCCTGTGTCGACAGTGGCGGCACGCTAACGGGACGACCGTCCGTGAACAACGGTGCGCACGGAGCTGGCGAGTTCACGTCGCCGGAATGGACCCGGAGGTACGTACGCATGAGTTGGACGAGGAAGAGGCTTGTGGGAAGCGCGGCCGGAGCGGTCGTGGCCCTGCTGGCGCTGACCGGCTGTGGTTCGGGCGACGACGCCGAGGCGGCGGTCCCCAAGACGGCGACCGGGACGCTGGAGCACATCGCGGGCGAGGTGGGCTGCAAGCCGGACATGCAGACGGACGCGGACACGATCCGGCAGGCCCTCTGCACGAACAACGACGGCGACTTCGACGGCAAGTTCGTCCTCGCGACCTTCGCCACCGACCGCGGCCAGGCGGAGTGGCTGGCCGGCGCCAAGGACTACGGCGGCTACTACCTCGTCGGCCGCAAGTGGGTCGCCGTCGGCGAGGAGAAGACGGTCACCGGGCTGCAGGGCACGCTCGGCGGGGAGATGCAGGAGGGGTCCGCGCACATGAACCCCGGTGGCAGCCACAACAACGGCACGCACACCAGTGGCAGCCACAGCGGCTGATCGCGCGGGCTGATCGCGCGGGTCGCGGCTTCGGGGAAGACGAAAGCCGGCGGTGGGAGATCCCACCGCCGGCTTCCTCGTTACCGCGTTACTGCCTCAGGGGTGCCGCTTCAGGACTACTGGCAGTCCTGGCCGCTGTTGATGCAGTCGACCACCTGGTTCATCGTGTTCTCGTCGAAGAAGTTGATGAAGTCGTTGTGGTCGGTGATCGGCTTGTGCAGGTTCTCCGGGAAGGAGTCGATCGCGAAGGGGTTCACGACCTGTCCGTTCTGGATCTGCGGGGCCGGGACGTCGTAGACCAGACGGACCTGGAGCTGCGGGATGGCCTGGAAGCCGTTGGAGCAGCTGCCGTCCTGCTCGACGAAGTCGACGTGCGTGCGGTGGTTGGCGCTGTCGATGTTCTGGCCGTCCCAGCAGCTCTGGAAGAAGGACGTCCGCACCACGGAGCTGCCCTCGGGGCAGATCGGGTACTTGTCCGTCAGCTGGCGGTCCTCGAAGCCGGTGCAGCTCCAGTTGGTGTTGGCGTTGCCGAGGCCGTTCACGAACGCCTTCGCGTCACCGGTGATGATGCGCAGGGCCGTCGGCATGGCGACGACATCGCCCTGCTTGTTGCCCACGAACTTCAGCTCGGCCTGGCTCGGCTCGACGATCTTGCCGACGTTGCCGTCCTGACCGCCACCGGGCTGACCCGCGTCGATGTCCTGCGTACCGTCCTGGATACGGATGACCGGCCAGAAGTACGACGACTT
Encoded proteins:
- a CDS encoding alpha-N-acetylglucosaminidase, giving the protein MNSPSRRTVLGSAGVIGLGTALEWSVPAHAAESPGGGPAFDTAPARSALNRLLPGHAEQFRLSLLDRSGTVDRFRVTGTTGRVHVQATTPATLLMGVHWYLKYVCGAHLAWNGSQLDLPSRLPAPARSLERSTALPHRFALNDTNDGYTAPYADWSYWEHQIDLLAAHGCNEVLVIAGMEAVYHRLLKDFGYSDEESRAWLPAPSHQPWWLLQNLSGYGGPLSPELIARRAALGRRITDRLRELGMSPVLPGYYGHVPKEFVERNGGDAHVVPQGIWHGFERPDWLDPRTDAFARVAASFYGHAKDVFGEASHFKMDLLHEGGTAGDVPVPDAAQGVEKALRTAHPGATWVILGWQENPLPELVDAIDRSKMLIVDGVSDRYTSVTDRERDWGGTPYCFGTIPNFGGRTTIGARAHLWNDKFFAWRDKAGSALAGTAFMPEATDRDPAAFELFSELAWTPRKIDRAAWFSSYADFRYGGRDDSARRAWRALHDTAYQQQAVERSDPHDSLFCARPDLAADRAAEYAPRALTYDPGRFDAALAGLLGVAGGLRGNAAYRYDVVDVARQALAHRSRQYLPQLRAAYQRKDLETFRTLSTLWLRLMRLSDEVTGTSGAFLLGPWVNEARLMATNDAERAEFERTAKVLITVWGGRATSDTGNLHEYGNREWNGLMADFYVPRWQKWLDTLEDALATGTAPAAVDWFAFEEPWTRERKDYPLRPVGDAYASAVRVRDVLARAPYQGTLTVTAEPPVLPPGGSARVSAVFRNVNGLRATGRVDFALTGFDGTAEPEGPTSLASVAAAGSGTVRWRANAPGTPLDRPLRPLPYTITVQYGPRGEDRVNGRFDGTLFEAGPLDSGWSTYTTNGAVFGQLEDRFAIDGAGADLWRGTTEFGTLYRPGELRDGTSVTLRVDSQAATGNWARAGIVVRDSLGTAGSPGFLNLAVTPANGVVLSYDSTGDGTLDTYRRITGIKAPVVLRLTRVGVGSYTGECSIDEGASWRVVATVGVPGAAAGAQDVGLFMSATNGGSGVRGTVEFSGWSLT